The genomic region CTTTGAAATGCGTGAAAAATGAAAGTGGTTCGATTGTTGGTTTCGTGGGTGTCCATCAAGCAAAGGTTGAAATGCTTTTTGTTTTGAATGAAGTTCGAGGGCAGGGAATAGGTACGGTGTTGTTGCAACATGCGATTGAGCAGTTAGCTGCCACCAAAGTTGACGTGAATGAACAAAATCCCCAAGCGGTAGGTTTCTATCAGCACATGGGGTTCAACATTGAATCACGCTCACCACTTGATGATATGGGAAAACCATTTCCAATTCTGCATATGACGCTGTAAGACTCGGTTGTCGTATCACTCGGTTGTAATCAACCACAGTCGCTAGAAGAAAAGCCCAAAGCTAATAACTTTGGGCTTTTCCGTATCTGATAACCAGCATTTTATAATGAAGTTTAGAAAAGAGAATGCTTGGCGGATGTATAGCGAATTAGTGCATACCTGAACGCATTTTGTCGGCAAGAGCAAAGAAGACAAACAGCACGAAACAGACTAAAGCGATACATAGTGAAACTAAGATCGTAGTCGCGTCTTTTGAAATCAATGGAACAACGATAGAAGCTAACGCTACCAACATAACAAAGATATGAACGATTCGTCCGGGAATTGGGTTTTTATGACAGAATGAAGCCCATAGGTAACGCATTTTTAACACCAGTATAATATTAGTGGGTTTATTCTATTTTCTTAGTGAGTGTTTTGTAAATAATATTTTGTTACAGGTTTCTGTAAATATGATCTGAGTCGTTTTAGTATAAAACTGATTAAATAACAGAAGCTTATTGGTATCTTATAGAATGTGTATCATTTTAATGAGAATCATAGTATTCCGTATTCTTTGGAATGATAAGTCAAAAATTGTTCGGTTTTTAGTTTCTTGACTGAGGATCTCATTTATTGATTCTTTTATTAAGAAATCGTTTGCTTATTGCTATTCATCAAAAAAATATTAATCAGATTGAAATTGGCTTTAGATAGGTGATTCGTTTTATTTATCAAATAGAGTTTTCGAATTGAGATCGCGGCAATCTTGTCCGCGATTCTGTTTGGTATACTTAATGTTCGTTCGATAAAGGTTATGGAGATGATATGTCGAAAACCGCGAAGATCATTAATGAAGATAAACTGGTAAAAAAAGCAGTCGAGGTCGGTTTTAAGATGGCAAAATTACAAGGTTTTGATTTGCCAAATTCATCTCAACCGATAAAAGTTAAAGCTGTATATTTGTTCTTAGTCGAAGTTAACCAGATCACGCCTTTGCCTGAAAGTAAGTTGGATGGCGCGAACATCAAGAAGCGTTTAGCACTATGGCTTCATAAAGCATTACCGGACAATGATCCGCTGAAGTGAGCTTGTATTACCTCATTTTATATTTGAAACCTAGCGACCTTTCGCTAGGTTTTTTGCTTTTGGGAGCAGTAAAAATAGCCCTAGTACTCCCCAAGCTTAACTTCATTCATATATTCGCCAACCCTGCCTGCCTGACATCAACATCAACATCAACATCAACGAACTTCATCGGTTTGTTAGGTGCTTTAACGTGCCGGTATGCACTTAGTGCGTGGCTTCAAACTTGACAGCTTGGGCCTTACTTACAACTATTAAGTTGATGATTTTCAATTCGTAATCCATAGATTTACCGAAGTTGAATGACTAAGAGCATCGGTGTGGATATTCATTATGACGTTCAATCTGAATGAACAGGATAAATAGAAAGGAAATACCTCTTATGATGTCTTTACTGTTTTTGTTGTTACTTGTGGCGATGCTATGCGCCTTTTTCGACAAGAAGACTGCTGCTTATGGCTTTTTTGCTAGCTCAGTGATCCTTGGTTTGTATTGGTTTAACCACCATGCCACCGATCCACTATCAATTTTATTGTAAGGAGTTAACATGAATCGAAATCAGTTAACTCTCTTGAATACTCTTGGGCTGCTAGGGATGACAGCTGTGCTGTTGATCGGCTTTATTCTTCAGTTTGCTCTTAACGAGTTGCCTTGCCCGTTATGCTTATTGCAACGTATTGGCTTTGTGATGGTCGCGTTTGGCTTCATGTTGAATGTGGTTTATGGGCCTCAATCTCGCCACTATGGTGTTATTCTGATTGGTGCCTTGTACGGTGTTGCTACATCGCTAAGGCAGGTCTCCCTTCATGTTATTCCCGGAACTCCTGGTTACGGTAGCCCTATCTTTGGGATGCACTACTACACTTGGGCTTTTGTGTTGTTCACTGCGACTATATTTGCTGTCTCTGTTATTTTGATACTGACCAATAAGGCAGAGTCTCAAGAACCATACAAAATGAGTAATCTAGGGCGTATTGCGTGCTTATTGGCAATCGTCGTCGTTGCGCTCAATGCCCTTGCTACGTTCGTTGAGTGTGGACCTTATCAATGCCCTGATAACCCTGTCAGCTACTGGCTACTTGAACAATGAGCTAGTTAGCTATGGATTAGTTAATAAATTTAAGCTCTTGAGCTGTGGTTAATCACATTTTCAAAAGAAAAGCCACAGCATGTACTGTGGCTTTGTTGTATGTGCTTTTAATTGTATAAGCGAACTGTTTGATGTGACTTGATGCTAAACGACTTGTGCTGGTTCTGTTGGCTTGTGGTTTTCGCCTTTATTTGAGCCTTCGTTTGTAATGTGGTCGTATTTCTCTGTTAAGTGATCTTGAATCTTTTGGTGATAGGCACCGTTCAGTTTGTAGAAGCGGAAGTAGATGATTAACGCAATGGCAAAGAAGAAAGCAGGTAGGCCGACCATGATGCATTGCATGCCGAATACTGTTTCAGGGCTTTGCGTTACGTTAGGCACATAGTCAACGGCAGTGAGCGCGATACCGATAAAGAAAGCGGCAAATGCCGAGCCTGCTTTTACGACCAAAGTTTGCACGGAGTAGGCGATACTTTCACAACGAGCACCTAGCTTAAATTCACCGTAATCAACCGTATCTGCAACCATAATGACGTTAAGTACCCAGAACAGAGCAGTACCGATTTGTAAGAATACGCCTGCCGTTGATATCAGGAGAATGCTTTGTGTGTCATACATGCCAACGTAGATGAGTACCGCACTGCCTAAGATAGGGAAAGTGGATGCACATGCCCACAGAACTCGGCGTGAAAACATCTGGGCAAGTTTAGGGAACAACACCAGTGTGATGAGGTTGGCAATACCCGCATAAGCCATGTAGTAAGGGAAGAGTTCTTCATTACCAACAACATAAGTGAAGTAGTAAACAGCAAAGGCGGTAATAATGTTGGTCGCGAGGTTATAAGACAACGCCATACACAAAACGCTAGTTAACTGGTCGTTTTTGTAGATAAGCGACAGAAGTTTTTTCAGTGAAACCTTTTCTTCCGGTTGTGTTGTGTCGAGGTTAGCCGTTGAATAGCGCTCTTTTACATTGCGCAAAGTAATGAAAGTAGAGACTAAGAAACAAGCGATCAACAAGAGGGTGAAAATCTGGAATCCGAATCCTTTATCGTCCCCACCTACGTAGTTCACAAAAGGCATTGCAATGGCAGCGGTTACTATCCACGCAAGACTCGCGAAAAATCGAGGGTATGGCACAAGCTCTTCACGTTCACGTTTGTCTAGGGTGAGTGTAGGAACCAGTGACCAAAAAGGAATATCCATTAATGTGTAAGTCATGCCCCAAAGGATGTAAGTCACAGCGGCGTATACGATGAGCCACGGACCTTCGATGTAGTGTGCACTGAACACCATTAGTAGAACCACAGAGTTAGCGAGTGTGCCAATCAAGATCCAAGGTTTGAACTTTCCCCAACGGGTACGCGTATTGTTGACCAGCCAGCCCATGATGGGGTCATTGACCGCGTCCCAGATGCGTGCGACGAGGAAAATGGTTCCGACTGTTGCGGCAGAGATACCGACAACATCCGTGTAGTAAAACATCAGATACATGTAGACGATGGTGATTGCGAAGTCTTTACCAAATGCCCCAAAGCCATAACTTAGCTTGGTATTCATAGATATACTCATTGCCACTCCTTACGCCTCCTCTTTGAGAAGGCGTTAATATTCACGTTATTGTATTTTTATTAGTATGAAATTACTTATTAACCCACTCCGGTAACCAGCCTTCATGTGCTGCAATCAAGTCATCAACCAGCGCGTATATTTCTTCTATTCCAAGTACTGCCGCGGTATGAGGGTCAAGCATTGCAGCATGATAAATACGGTCACGGTTTTCGGTGAGAATCGCTTCTGTGAGTAGAGTCTGAACATTAATGTTGGTTTGCATCAATGCAGCTAAGTGGTTTGGTAGACGCCCTGCTTTGATTGGTTGAACACCATTAGCATCAACTAAACAGGCGACTTCAACACAGCAACCTTGAGGTAAATTGTCGATTAAGGCTTCGTTTTTAACGTTTCCATAAATGACGCTCGGTATACCTGTCCAGATAGAGTTCATGATGGTGCTGGCGTATTCGTGAGACTCCTCAACGGTGATCTTGTCGGCTGTTTTAAACTCTTGAAGGTCGCGCTTCCAATCTGCAATTTGTTCGACACAACGTTTAGGGTATTCATCGAGTGGCACTTTATAACGTTCGATTAAATCTGGACGATTTGGCTTGATAAAGTAGGGGGTGTATTCAGAAAAATGTTCAGAAGACTCTGTCACGAAGTAACCAAGCTTCTTAAACATCTCATAGCGAACTAAGTTGGTGCAGCGACCATTGTGATAGATGCCCGGTTTAGGCGCTTTGCCACTCTCAAAAGCTTCAAGTAGGTCTGGATAAACATCAACGTACTCACCGCTTTCTGTTTTCTTCTCAAGTGTGAGGTAGTAAGCCATGTGGTTGATGCCTGCACAGGTGTAGCGAAGGTCTGCGTAATCTAAGTCTAGGTCTCGTGCGAGCTCTTCAGCTGTGCCTTGTACAGAGTGACATAAACCCACTTGTTTAATGTTCGGGTATTTCTCGTACATCGCCCATGTGTTCATTGCCATTGGGTTAACATAGTTGAGCATGGTGGCGTTCGGGCAAACCTCAGTCATGTCTTCACAGACACTCCAAAGGTGCGGGATCGTGCGAAGCGAACGCATAATGCCACCTGGGCCAAGTGTGTCAGCAATTGTTTGTTCAAGACCGTGGCGTTTACACACTTCAAAATCTGTGACAGTGCATGGCTCGTAGCCACCGATTTGAAAGGCAATGACAACAAAATCTGCGCCTTGCAGTGCCTCTTTTTGATTTAAATGGCATGAAATCGAGCCAGTCGCACCGGATGATTCCATCAATTTACTGACGACAAGATGAGACTCTTCCAATCGAACCTCATCAATGTCCATTAACGCGACATGAGCATTTTTTAAAGCTGAACGGTGGAAAACATCACCAAGAATGTTTTTTACAAAAATGGTGGAGCCTGCACCAATGAATGTGATTTTAGGGCTTTGCATAGTGGAATCCTTTATCTCTCTGAGTTCTTTGTTGATGCTGATAAATTACACCTAGAACCCATGTCGATTCGTCTCAGATAACTTAATAGCTCTCCTGTTTTCTAATATTTTTAAATTAGTGAATGGAAATCTTAGGAAATGGGATAATTTCTTGGGTTTTAAGGAGAGGTGTTGTGCAATGAAGTCAGTTTTACACTCAAGGTTTGAACTCTAATCACAGAGTTCTGATCTTATGAAATGGGCTATTACTGCTCTATGATCGCCTTCTGAGTTTTATTATCGAGGAGCTGATAAAAGTCTGGTATACGATTTCCTAAGGAGCGAGACATGCCCCAACCAGCCCCAGATACGGTGAGAATCATCACTTTAGACAAGTACTCGTCCGAGACCGTATCGGTAAGCCCGCTCTCCCTCTATTCTTCCTATGAGAAAATCGATATCGAACTGAGAGCGCCTCATTCCATGCCTGGTTATCATTGGCATGGTCAAATTGAGGTGAATATTCCTTTTGGCGATGATGTGGAGTACATAATTAACGGAAGCCCCGTCGTGGTTAAAAGCGGATCGATTGGCTTGTTTTGGGCATCTGTGCCTCATCGACTCACGAATCCGGGTCAATGCCATAATATGGGGATCATCAATATCCCGATTCACCATTTTATGTCATGGGCTCTCAGTCGAGATTTAGTGAATCAGATAACTCACGGTAGTGTGTTGCAATCGAATTCTTGTTCGTTGATCAGTGAATTTGAAATCTCACGCTGGGAACAAGAGATAAAGCATTCGTCAGAAAGTCGCCAACAATTGGCTATGGATGAAATTGGCCTAATGCTTAAACGGATTTGCCTTGATGGCTGGCAACAATTGCTGGTAAATCGACAGGATAAGTCGACCAAGAAAGGGGTGTCGAAACATTCCCAATTCTATGTAAGCCAAATGTTGGAATACATAGCCACTCACCATAATCAACCATTGACCGTTAAAGATATCGCTGAACATATTGGATTACATAGCAACTATGCGATGAATGTGTTTCAGAGAACGATGCAGATGACCATCAAGCAGTACATTACTGCGATGCGTATCAATCATGCACGTGCTTTGCTGAGCGATACGGATAGAACCATTCTCGATATCTCACTCACAGTGGGCTTCAATTCAAGTAGCCGATTCTATGAAACCTTCCAAACATACATTGGTGTCACGCCGACTCAATATAGAAAACTGGCTCGGGAAGACCACCGATGGAGCAGCCATGGAGCCAGCCCGCTATACGACCTTGAAAAAGGAGCATGTGATGGGAAAAGACCATTAACGACGACGGACAGTTAGCGGTATTGATTCAACCCGATAAAAGAAAAGCCACAGCATTTGCTGTGGCTTTTTGATTGGAGTGATCACTGTAGGCTTGATTTTATTGAGCCTAATATGAAGTGGATTAAGCGATTGCAGGTGCTAGGGGGGTCACCTGCAACGGCCAACCTTAGTGTATTAGTCGCTGTTATTTACCCACGAAACCGTTGTACAGCATGTAAAGGTGCGCGGCACTCCAAGAGAAGTTATTCGCGCCCTGAACCTCGCCCGTTTCTGGGTTGTAGTTCTCCTGAATCGGGGTCGCCTCTGTTAGGCCTTGCGCATTTTGGAATAGCTTGTCGACCATTTGACGCGCTTCTACACCGTATCCATAGTTGTCCATACCGCGTACACCAAAGTAGAACTGATCCAGCCACACGCGACCACGCCAGTAAATGTCTGGGCCGTAAGCTGGGTTGTCCATTGATGCCGTACCTAGCGGAATCTTAGGTGAGTTAAACTTGCTGGTATTTAGCATGTTCTCCACGACTTTGTCTGCGTGTTCTTGCGTCGCTGCATTGTTGAATAGCGGTGACCAACCTTCAGGCCCCATACCGCGTTTCACCAATACCGGACCTGCACATTGGTTAGGGAGTCCATTTGGCACCACTTCGATATCGTAGTAGAAGCCCGTTGACTCATCGTACATACAACGGTTGATGTACTCTTTGGTGTCCGCTGCTTTTTCTGCAAACTCAGCCGCTTTGTCTGCTTTACCCAGTACATCGGCGATTTGCGATAGGTATAAGTTGTCTGAGTACCAGTAAGACGCTTGGTCTACCGATTCTTGCATCAATGAGTAACCAGATAAGCTGTTTGAATCATCCGTGTTTTCGTTGAACTTCACCTCCCAGTCTTTCTTCGCCAGGGCCAGTTTGTTCATGTTCACAACCGAATTATCAAGGTAGGTCACCACCGAACCGTCTGCGCCCATTGCAATATTGTACGTGTTATCAAAGCCATTGGTGTCGTGCGCGTAGCGACCCATTTGGTCTATCTCTTCCGCTTTTTCTTGTGTCGGTTGTTCAGATAATCCTTGTAGGTTATCGATAGTGTCGATAAAGCCGAATACGCCTGCGTTATCACGACCTGACTCCCAACCCGCTGCAACTTTCGCAGGTATGCTCATCGCGGTGTACTCACCAGAAGTCAGTAATTCATTGTACTTCTCGATACTCGTTTCTTTGATCCACGTATCGCCATTCGCTTCGTCTTTATATTGGAACTTCATGTCGTCCACAGACGCATCTGGTCCCCAAGAACCGTTATTCACATCATCTTCGAAAACGGTATGAATTGGATCTTTCGCTGCGCCATATTCCGGTATTCCGTTCTTGTTGGTATCACGAGCGCGTAACCACCAATCGTGGAATGCCACTAGCTTCGGATACATTTCTTCTAGCCACTTCTGTGCTTCTTCGGGACGGTTATGTTCGTCTTTCAGTGCCGTATACACTTCCCAAACAGCCCATGCAGCCAGTGATGGCTTAGTATTACGCTCGTTCCAGTTCAGGCCATCGGTCGCTTGAGGGAACACTTTTTTGTATTCCGCAGACATGCCTTCCCAACGTTCTGCTGGTAGGTTGTAAGTCACGACATCAAGTAGGTAGCCTTCATCCCAAGGGCGGACTGGATCATCAGACTGCACTTGGTATTGGAATACAGTACGAATGTTTTCCATCGCTACATCTGGGTTGAAGTGAGACATTGCGTAAGCTTGCTTCCATGTATCCCACGGCCATGTCATGTTGCCCGAGAAGTAAGGAGCAGTAACGGAAGGGGTTACCGTGTCGTGGTCAATCGCACCCGCAGCTCCACGCCAGTTCGCGTTCAATGTTTCCATTGCTTTTACTGCAACGAACTCATGCTCTTTTGAAGCCGCATCGTTGGTGAGACCGTTTTCTAGGTATTCTTCCCAACGCATTGCTGAATCGTGCATGTAACCTTTTGGATCGGCCATCACTTTATCCAGTTTTGCAAACTCAGACGCTTGTTCTTTGGTGTTTTGAACGTGAGTGTAAGCCGTGTATAACGTGATCTCTTCGCCATCACCTAGAGAGGCCGTTTGCACGAACCCTTTTTTGTCATCATTGATGGTAGAAGTTTCTGGTTTGATAGAACGCGTCACTTCGAACTTTGAATCGCCAGATGTCAACAATGACCATGAATCACGAACTGCGCCAAAAGAGATTTCTACACCACTGTCTGTCGCTGCAATTTCACGGGAGTAAGTTGGGTAAGCTTCTTCAACACTACGGACTGTGCTGTCTTCATTCTTGTAGGCCGTGCCATCATCCGCACGATAGTTTTGCATCAACTCACCATCCCATTCACCTTGAATATCTAGCTTATTTGGGTTTTTGATGGTGGTTTTTACAAGAGAAGTACGATTAGTCACAAAACGCATTTCTAGCTCGGCTTCGATACCGTTATCGCCTGTATACGTTTGAATCAACGCACCTGGTTGTGAGTATGCGTTTGTCAGTTCTAGCGGCATTGGCTGGCCGTCGACAGTCAGAGCCAAACGGTCGAAACGTGCAGCCATGAATGATACGTATTCTTCGGTCAATAGCGCTGTACCACCTAGCGTGATTTCACCACCTTTGGTGTCTAACGTGTGGCCATGCCATGAGCCGTTATCGAACATTGGAATGTAGCGCAGGTGGCCGCCGTGTAAATCACGTAATGCCACAGGTACACCTGCACGATCGATGGTGTTGTGGAATTCGGTTGCTTTAAGTGGAGCATCCACATTCGAGCTATTATCACTACTGTTGCATCCGCTTAGTGTTAGAGCAACCCCGACAGCAATCGCACATAAAGACGTTTTAAACTGCATGTTATATCCTTCATTTATTGGTTTTTGAATCTGATCAGGCGAAAAAAGGTCGAGACATGCCCTGCCGAGTTTCGTGAAGAAGATTCAGCCTTATTTATTTCACTTATTGGTATGAGAAAAGAGCGTTATTTGCGTCTTTTCTTTATTTATTCAACTTGTTTAAATAACAAGTTATTAATTATTGAATAATATTTTAGCCTTGATGGATTACGACTAGATTCTTTCTCAATAAAATATAATTTCTTATTAGTGCGTGTTAATCATTATTCGTTTGCCATCGATATGGCTTTTAATAATTCACCGTCAATATTTGGAATCGTATCAGAAAGAAATATCTGATTGCCTGGTGTGTAGGTCATTAACACATTTCTGAGCCGTTCACTGCCTTCTCCATTCTTGTTTTGTACATCAAACTCAATCAGTTTGTTGTACACCTCGTTCGCCAGCTTCTCTTCTTGCTCTTCAGTAATAGCAATACGTCCTATACAGATCGGAGGGCGCACATCATGGCTGAATACTTCATCTCGAAAGCGCTTAGCGAACAACGTATCAAGCTTAGATCCTTCTTCAAAAATAAAACGGCCTTGATCTTTGAAGCGGTATTGGTCTTCGCCTTTTAATTCAACGTAGTCCATCATTTCTAATGCTCGAAAATATATGGCTACAGACGTATGGCTCAGTTGATATTTATTGGCAATATCTTGTGGTGACCATTTTTTTCGTCGCAATAGATACAAAAAATCAAACAAGTACGGATATTGATGGAATATTTCACTATTTATATCAGTAATAAACTGTTCGTTCTCTTGCTGTAACTGTTTGCCTCGCATAGATAATTCTACTAAGTCAGTATCTAAATGAGTCGCGTACGAGAGTATTTTATCCAGCCCTAAAGACGTGTTGTGCAGTTGTCTTTTTATGGTTGAGAGAGGAATTCCCATCCCAGCAGAGAGATCGGAATAACAAATCCCCTTCTCTTTGATTTTTTCTCGTAAAGCAGCAAGTAAATACGTTGCAGAATTATTCATCTAACAATGCCTGTTCTATTTTTGTCAGCATCCCTGATAATAAATTCAAGAGAATCCTACTCTTGTGATTTTGGTTCCAAATATTTTCAATATTAACTATGAGTTGAGTTTTGCAAATTTTATTTGTTGTTGATTGAACAAGTTTTACTCAATATTACTAACGTTTAACTCATTATCAGTATGGGGGTGAGTATAATTGTTTTGATGCGTAAAATTAAGTTCATGGTGGTTTTTAGTAAAAATTTTCTTACGAGAGATTAATTTGTTGGGTGGGAAGTATCAATAAGTTGTACTTGGGAATTTAGTCTAGATTGATATCACAAAGTATTCGTGATTGACTGGTATTTTATTGAGGAGATGACCAGTAAAAATATTGTTATAAGGAGTAAGGAGGTTAGTTAAATGGAGAGTGTAATTATTGAAGCGTAATCATATTATATAGTTATTTCCTAAACTTCCTATATATTTGTCCTATTTATTACTCGATCTTTAATTTACTTGGTATCTCACGTTTCTCTCTCTTGGCTTGATAGGCGGAAGGGGGGAAGGGCGAAATTGTCTGCAAGCAGATAAGAAAAAAGCACATCCAATAGGATGTGCTTTGAATGTTTGAGCTTTCTTAGTCGCGAGCTACATGGCTAAGTTTTCATTTCTTAAATTGGTGAGTTCTTTAAGGCGTTTTGCATACTCTTTTTGGAATTCGTCAGGGTCTGCGCCTTCAGATACTTGAGCGTAAACTCGCATCTTGTTGCCGCCGTAGATCTTAGCAAGATCATCGTTGCTGTAACCACGTTTCCATAGTTCATCAGTAATCGCCGCTAGGATCTTCGATAACTCACCATTACCGGTAGCACCTTTGTTGAACGCTTCAATCATGTAGCCGCCATCGTCGTACATTTTCGCGTTCTTGGTTGCGAAATCCACAACCATTGCTGTAGAGAACATATCATCAGTTGCGATACCTACGTGGTCAACGCCCACCAATTTCACGTAGTAATCGATCATATCCGCGGCTTGAACAGGAGATATATCTTCAGGCCACACGCCATCCATCATCCATTCAGTGAAGGTTGGAGCAATGTAACCACCTGATTTAGCCGCGCGTATCGCTTCATCATCGGGAATAGCACGGTAGCAACCTTGTGGCGTTGCATCGGGCTCACTCTTATAAAGCCCGGCAGGCACTGAGTGCGTGTAAACAAATGGGGTCCCAGGATACTTCTCTTCCATGTAATCCATCGCGTCATTTGCTGTCTTTGAGCCTGTGTGGCTGAGATCGAGAATGACCTGATACTCGACCATCGAATCAATAACAGACTCTCCCCAAGGTGTTAGGCCAATATCTCTACCGTTAAATGCTGCTAACTGTCCTGAACCTGTTCTGAAAATGTCGTTATACGCCAAAATCATGCTTTTTAAGCCCATGTCTTTTAGAATCGCCATCTTAGTGACATCTTCTTCCAAAATCGTTGCAGTTTGGCTGTTCCAAAGCACGGCGGTTTTGCCTTCAGTGTGCGCTTTTTCAATGTCATTATTAGAATGCGCGATGATGAAATTGTCAGGTTGTTTTGCCATCGCAGAGCGGTGTTTATGATGGTGAAACAAGAAGTCATCAAAGTTGTGGTCAGCAGCGGTAATAGTGTATTCATGCCCTGTAATACCTGCATCACGAGCATCTTGGAAGTAATCCAATAGTTGTTGCTCATCTTGCCAGCCTGCACCATAAGGGCTCGCGAGCATACCAATGACAATGGTGTCTTGGACAAATGTTTTAGCCTTGTCTGATGCAGGCCAGGTCTTACTCTCAACACTTGCCTGTGCAACACCAACACTCATTGCAATGCTTGCTGCTACTAACGTTATCTTTTTAAACATGAAAACCTCTCAATTACGGGCTTAAGTCCATTTATATTTATGCCTAGATTTAATAGTAGACCCTGACGGTATCGTCGAGTTATTTAAAATTGATAACCCTGTCATACTTTGTAATCAAAGCGTTACGTCCTGAATTGTGATTTTGCCTTAATGCTAAAAACTTAAAGCGCCTCTTGTTAACTTGAGGTAATAGTAGCTAAGCTAGAAAAGTAAAATGTGCATTTTGTGCCACAGAGCTTAGAGCTAGTATTGATGAAGAAATTGATGTCGACATGGGGTTGAGTTGTGGATTTAACCTGTTTTAATCGAGACAAAGGAATCGTGAACTGATGCTTGAGTTACCGTTGATTGCGAAGAGTGTAGTGAGTCATTTTCAGCAGTGCTTGCGAGAAGGTAAGGCATTAGAGCTCGATTATGCCGGAATAGAAGCACTCGCTGTTCAAGTGAGCATGCCATTCTCAATGGATACCTCACCTGCTCAATATGTCTCGTTCAATGTGTTTACTCAGTTCTTAGGGGGGTTGAGGAAGGTATTACCATCTGATGTATTTGTTTCTTCGTTGTTGGAGAGCGCTCAACGAGCTGCTCTTGAACTCGATTTTTCCAACCTATCAGATCAAGGTTTTCTCTCCCTTTTCCCGTTTGAACAATGGTCAGTCGAATCGTCTCCACAGTCATTAAAGCTTTCATTTCTAGTATCTAATAGCTCGCTTAATTGTATTGAAGCCGAACTGTTTTTGATCGTTTATAGCCACGCCTATTTTAAAGCTCAGCAGACGGATATTGATAAGCCGATTCGTTACGACTTAGTTTCAGTGTCAGCGAGCACGTTAAATGAGTT from Vibrio gigantis harbors:
- the ygjK gene encoding alpha-glucosidase; protein product: MQFKTSLCAIAVGVALTLSGCNSSDNSSNVDAPLKATEFHNTIDRAGVPVALRDLHGGHLRYIPMFDNGSWHGHTLDTKGGEITLGGTALLTEEYVSFMAARFDRLALTVDGQPMPLELTNAYSQPGALIQTYTGDNGIEAELEMRFVTNRTSLVKTTIKNPNKLDIQGEWDGELMQNYRADDGTAYKNEDSTVRSVEEAYPTYSREIAATDSGVEISFGAVRDSWSLLTSGDSKFEVTRSIKPETSTINDDKKGFVQTASLGDGEEITLYTAYTHVQNTKEQASEFAKLDKVMADPKGYMHDSAMRWEEYLENGLTNDAASKEHEFVAVKAMETLNANWRGAAGAIDHDTVTPSVTAPYFSGNMTWPWDTWKQAYAMSHFNPDVAMENIRTVFQYQVQSDDPVRPWDEGYLLDVVTYNLPAERWEGMSAEYKKVFPQATDGLNWNERNTKPSLAAWAVWEVYTALKDEHNRPEEAQKWLEEMYPKLVAFHDWWLRARDTNKNGIPEYGAAKDPIHTVFEDDVNNGSWGPDASVDDMKFQYKDEANGDTWIKETSIEKYNELLTSGEYTAMSIPAKVAAGWESGRDNAGVFGFIDTIDNLQGLSEQPTQEKAEEIDQMGRYAHDTNGFDNTYNIAMGADGSVVTYLDNSVVNMNKLALAKKDWEVKFNENTDDSNSLSGYSLMQESVDQASYWYSDNLYLSQIADVLGKADKAAEFAEKAADTKEYINRCMYDESTGFYYDIEVVPNGLPNQCAGPVLVKRGMGPEGWSPLFNNAATQEHADKVVENMLNTSKFNSPKIPLGTASMDNPAYGPDIYWRGRVWLDQFYFGVRGMDNYGYGVEARQMVDKLFQNAQGLTEATPIQENYNPETGEVQGANNFSWSAAHLYMLYNGFVGK
- a CDS encoding transcriptional regulator; this encodes MNNSATYLLAALREKIKEKGICYSDLSAGMGIPLSTIKRQLHNTSLGLDKILSYATHLDTDLVELSMRGKQLQQENEQFITDINSEIFHQYPYLFDFLYLLRRKKWSPQDIANKYQLSHTSVAIYFRALEMMDYVELKGEDQYRFKDQGRFIFEEGSKLDTLFAKRFRDEVFSHDVRPPICIGRIAITEEQEEKLANEVYNKLIEFDVQNKNGEGSERLRNVLMTYTPGNQIFLSDTIPNIDGELLKAISMANE
- a CDS encoding membrane dipeptidase, producing MFKKITLVAASIAMSVGVAQASVESKTWPASDKAKTFVQDTIVIGMLASPYGAGWQDEQQLLDYFQDARDAGITGHEYTITAADHNFDDFLFHHHKHRSAMAKQPDNFIIAHSNNDIEKAHTEGKTAVLWNSQTATILEEDVTKMAILKDMGLKSMILAYNDIFRTGSGQLAAFNGRDIGLTPWGESVIDSMVEYQVILDLSHTGSKTANDAMDYMEEKYPGTPFVYTHSVPAGLYKSEPDATPQGCYRAIPDDEAIRAAKSGGYIAPTFTEWMMDGVWPEDISPVQAADMIDYYVKLVGVDHVGIATDDMFSTAMVVDFATKNAKMYDDGGYMIEAFNKGATGNGELSKILAAITDELWKRGYSNDDLAKIYGGNKMRVYAQVSEGADPDEFQKEYAKRLKELTNLRNENLAM
- a CDS encoding helix-turn-helix domain-containing protein, whose amino-acid sequence is MLELPLIAKSVVSHFQQCLREGKALELDYAGIEALAVQVSMPFSMDTSPAQYVSFNVFTQFLGGLRKVLPSDVFVSSLLESAQRAALELDFSNLSDQGFLSLFPFEQWSVESSPQSLKLSFLVSNSSLNCIEAELFLIVYSHAYFKAQQTDIDKPIRYDLVSVSASTLNELRIQTETPQYLGQTETCISYNPIDLDCSIKALSAATTSAFKVTQALLPYIGRVDVDLVMFGQINRIGKRTIQRALSEEGTTFRTIKEALSFEFAKRVMAEQDYSVSDIALHLGYADASQFIRAFKRANGITPHQWRKSNKGMLDGINS